A genome region from Macrotis lagotis isolate mMagLag1 chromosome 4, bilby.v1.9.chrom.fasta, whole genome shotgun sequence includes the following:
- the STAMBPL1 gene encoding AMSH-like protease isoform X1: protein MDQPLTVNSLKKLAAGPDHTDVSLSPEERVRALSKLGCNITINEDITPRRYFRSGVEMERMASVYLEEGNLENAFVLYNKFITLFVEKLPNHRDYQQCAIPEKQDIMKKLKEIAFPRTDELKKDLLKKYNVEYQECLQSKNKYKADVLRKLEHQRLIEAEKQRIAEMRRQQLETEQFHFFEDQLRKQELARDQLRSQEAPAMLSEQIDGNALPCFSPHHNSPSLNVFSDPAPKRDVPTYSGQSPPVSRALKPAATLSAVQNLVVEGLRCVLLPKDLCHRFLLLAESNTVRGIETCGILCGKLTHNEFTITHVIVPKQSAGPDYCDVANVEELFSVQDQHSLLTLGWIHTHPTQTAFLSSVDLHTHCSYQLMLPEAIAIVCSPKHKETGIFRLTSAGMLEVSACKKKGFHPHTKDPRPFSTCKHVVGQDINITVLDLR from the exons ATGGATCAGCCCTTGACTGTGAATTCTCTG AAAAAGTTAGCTGCTGGACCAGACCACACCGATGTGTCCCTGAGTCCTGAGGAACGTGTGCGGGCTTTGAGCAAGCTAGGATGCAACATCACCATCAACGAAGACATCACTCCCCGCCGCTACTTCCGCTCTGGGGTGGAAATGGAGCGAATGGCCTCGGTGTACCTGGAGGAAGGGAACTTGGAAAATGCCTTTGTCCTCTATAACAAATTTATAAC cCTGTTTGTCGAGAAGCTGCCCAACCACCGAGACTATCAGCAATGTGCAATCCCAGAAAAACAGGATATCATGAAG aaactgaaggagatTGCCTTCCCAAGGACAGATGAATTGAAAAAGgatcttttaaagaaatataacgTAGAATACCAAGAATGCTTGCAAAGCAAA AACAAATACAAAGCCGACGTCCTCAGGAAGCTGGAGCACCAACGACTGATCGAGGCCGAGAAGCAGCGGATCGCTGAGATGCGGCGGCAGCAGCTGGAGACGGAGCAGTTCCACTTCTTCGAAGACCAGCTGAGGAAGCAGGAGCTGGCCCGAGACCAGCTGCGCAGCCAGGAGGCCCCAGCCATGCTGTCCGAGCAGATCGATGGCAATGCCCTACCTTGCTTCTCCCCTCATCATAACAGTCCCTCCCTCAATGTCTTTTCGGATCCAGCTCCTAAAAGGGATGTGCCCACATATTCTGGCCAGTCACCACCGGTGAGCAGAGCCTTGAAGCCAGCTGCCACTCTGAGCGCTGTCCAGA ACCTGGTGGTGGAGGGTTTGCGATGTGTCCTGTTGCCCAAAGATCTTTGTCATCGATTCCTGCTCTTGGCTGAGTCAAACACAGTGAGGGGCATAGAAACCTGTGGAATTCTCTGTGGAAAACTG ACACACAACGAGTTTACAATCACCCACGTCATTGTGCCAAAGCAGTCGGCCGGCCCAGACTACTGTGATGTAGCCAACGTGGAGGAGCTCTTCAGCGTTCAGGACCAGCATAGCCTTCTCACACTGGGATGGATCCAC ACCCACCCAACGCAGACGGCCTTCTTGTCCAGCGTGGATCTCCACACTCACTGTTCCTACCAACTCATGTTGCCCGAGGCCATTGCCATCGTCTGTTCGCCCAAACATAAGGA GACAGGCATCTTCCGACTCACCAGCGCAGGGATGTTGGAGGTCTCTGCTTGTAAAAAGAAGGGCTTTCATCCCCACACCAAGGATCCCAGGCCATTCAGT ACATGCAAGCACGTGGTGGGCCAAGACATAAACATCACAGTGTTGGACCTGAGGTGA
- the STAMBPL1 gene encoding AMSH-like protease isoform X2: MERMASVYLEEGNLENAFVLYNKFITLFVEKLPNHRDYQQCAIPEKQDIMKKLKEIAFPRTDELKKDLLKKYNVEYQECLQSKNKYKADVLRKLEHQRLIEAEKQRIAEMRRQQLETEQFHFFEDQLRKQELARDQLRSQEAPAMLSEQIDGNALPCFSPHHNSPSLNVFSDPAPKRDVPTYSGQSPPVSRALKPAATLSAVQNLVVEGLRCVLLPKDLCHRFLLLAESNTVRGIETCGILCGKLTHNEFTITHVIVPKQSAGPDYCDVANVEELFSVQDQHSLLTLGWIHTHPTQTAFLSSVDLHTHCSYQLMLPEAIAIVCSPKHKETGIFRLTSAGMLEVSACKKKGFHPHTKDPRPFSTCKHVVGQDINITVLDLR; the protein is encoded by the exons ATGGAGCGAATGGCCTCGGTGTACCTGGAGGAAGGGAACTTGGAAAATGCCTTTGTCCTCTATAACAAATTTATAAC cCTGTTTGTCGAGAAGCTGCCCAACCACCGAGACTATCAGCAATGTGCAATCCCAGAAAAACAGGATATCATGAAG aaactgaaggagatTGCCTTCCCAAGGACAGATGAATTGAAAAAGgatcttttaaagaaatataacgTAGAATACCAAGAATGCTTGCAAAGCAAA AACAAATACAAAGCCGACGTCCTCAGGAAGCTGGAGCACCAACGACTGATCGAGGCCGAGAAGCAGCGGATCGCTGAGATGCGGCGGCAGCAGCTGGAGACGGAGCAGTTCCACTTCTTCGAAGACCAGCTGAGGAAGCAGGAGCTGGCCCGAGACCAGCTGCGCAGCCAGGAGGCCCCAGCCATGCTGTCCGAGCAGATCGATGGCAATGCCCTACCTTGCTTCTCCCCTCATCATAACAGTCCCTCCCTCAATGTCTTTTCGGATCCAGCTCCTAAAAGGGATGTGCCCACATATTCTGGCCAGTCACCACCGGTGAGCAGAGCCTTGAAGCCAGCTGCCACTCTGAGCGCTGTCCAGA ACCTGGTGGTGGAGGGTTTGCGATGTGTCCTGTTGCCCAAAGATCTTTGTCATCGATTCCTGCTCTTGGCTGAGTCAAACACAGTGAGGGGCATAGAAACCTGTGGAATTCTCTGTGGAAAACTG ACACACAACGAGTTTACAATCACCCACGTCATTGTGCCAAAGCAGTCGGCCGGCCCAGACTACTGTGATGTAGCCAACGTGGAGGAGCTCTTCAGCGTTCAGGACCAGCATAGCCTTCTCACACTGGGATGGATCCAC ACCCACCCAACGCAGACGGCCTTCTTGTCCAGCGTGGATCTCCACACTCACTGTTCCTACCAACTCATGTTGCCCGAGGCCATTGCCATCGTCTGTTCGCCCAAACATAAGGA GACAGGCATCTTCCGACTCACCAGCGCAGGGATGTTGGAGGTCTCTGCTTGTAAAAAGAAGGGCTTTCATCCCCACACCAAGGATCCCAGGCCATTCAGT ACATGCAAGCACGTGGTGGGCCAAGACATAAACATCACAGTGTTGGACCTGAGGTGA